tttaatatttatataatataccctGCGAGTTGGGTACCtgcgaatttttatttttctgatccgTATTTGTATCCCTTTTTGCGGGTACCGACCCTCATCTACTCTATTAAAAAAAATCGGACTAGATATCCTATTTTTTAGATGAATCGAATAGGGTTCATCAGATTTTCGGATCGACGGatttttttgcccacccctaccaATCATCCATCTCTTCTTCATTCAACTTGGCCCTCTCCCTTTGCCTCTCATCCTTTTCTACCGCCATTTCGTCTCCCTTCTCCTCTCACTCTCCCTTTCTCGCAACCCGTCTCTTTTGTACAAATCTCAATTTGGACTGAATCTTgctaaatgtaaaattttttaaaattttttcttcaatttgatattttttataattgatATGATCATTTAGCAATGAAACGAGTTAATAGTAAATTGTAGataatctcacaaataaaataaaagagtaATAAAATGTACTTCTAATTTTTTTGTCGTACTTCTAATTTTGACTAGTTTTGATGGGGGATAAAATGGATACATCCAAGGTTGTTCACTAAGTTCGGGGGAGCCAAGTGTGATTAgcctaaggaaaaaaaaataagccaTAACTCTTGAATTAACGTCCGTGTATTCTGAAGTCTGTTAGTAAAAAGACTAGCTACTAAATTCCTTAGCCACATGAGGCGTTCACCATATCAATTAGCACTACTTTTCTTTGAATACCTTGTAATAGTTTATGTATTTAATCTTTTATAAGAGGGCATCATGTGACACTTGGATCAAGCTTCCGTACCAGAAGAAGATACTCCGATCATCCAAGTGTCAATAAACAATTTCTTGATTGGTTCATGCATCGGTTTTAATGTTGTATCGTGTAGACACAAATGAATCAATCCAACGTCAAATAGACAAAACACACCAATGATCAACCACCCGTTCCCCCGGCCTCCTTCCTTGTTCCAAAATCGCTTCTTTTTGGTACCCAAGGGGGCAAAATATCTTGCACCTACCGTGGCATGTCTACAATGGCTCTGGCCCCGcagatttgaaaagcaaatTATTCAGCTGTATGAAAAAAAATCATACAAATTAGTTCACCGAAAGGTCCGTGGAAGACACTTGAGCAAATGAAAAAGGGACATCTGGTTGGACACACATCTGGGAAGAGGGACCCACATGATATAATATATGGGAAAGCTGTTCCGTCCCATAAAGCTTTTTGGCAAGTCTTCTGTGACATGGGACTTTCTTAAGACTGACACATGTTGGTTTGTGTTCCTCGGGAAACTAACCTTTTTGTGTGCGTGTCAGTAATGCACTGTTTTGAGACGGTAAGCAACCTACGTTCCTTGATTGCATGATTGACTATTTGTTTATGTTTTTGCTTTAAAAAAAGATTTTGTGGGATTTTCATACTTTACATATTTTGGTAGATTGTACAGTAAAATGATACGTGTCCCTTCGTTCAGGATTGTTTGACTGAGAATTGACTTGGGTTTTGGGGCTCGGGCATAACTATTCCAACAACAATATACGATCGTGGGGTGTCTCAAGACTGGGTTTTTATTTCTGAAGATTGAGGGGAGGAGGGATGCCATATTTCTGGAGGAAGAAAAGGGTGTCTGATTGATTAAGGTGGCTTGTTTACTTTGAGATAAgggattttcttttcctttagtTGAGGCACCAGTTTTTCTGATTTATGGGTATTTTCTCTTGGGGCTTGATTCTGTAAGTTCTTGCTTAGCATAATTAACATATTTGGTTCTTTGATTGGTTTGTTCATGTTAACCAGTGAAGTTCTTTCTGCTTGAAAGCGGAttaatttgtttgtttttgtaTCAAAGCTTTGGTTCTTATTCTGATTGAGGTTTCAGTGGTAATTTCTTGGTAACATATTCTGATGAGGTGCTGGATAAGGGGAATCTTTGAGAGATCCTGAAGGTGCTGAATAGTGTGTAAGAAGTATTTGCATGTGTCTTGTCTTCTGGGTACTGTTCACTTTATACTGAAATTTTGATTCGTATTCCCTTGCTTCATCGAATTTCTTGCCGTGTATTTTAGCCCCTTGATTCTTCTGCCTAGGAGTTGTAGCTGGTTTTTCAAGCACTTTTCTGGACCCTTGAACTGCTAGTACTGAGATTAGTTGGTCGAAATAAGGCGTGGTTCTTTTAAACGGCTAATTTGCCTCTTTGTAGGGTTCTCGAACTAGGCAATTGATTTCTTTTGGTAGAGGAGACATCTCCAGCGATTGCGATGCCATATAATTTGGGAAATCTGATTTATGATGAGTCTGTGCTAACAACCCGAGTGGACATCACTGGGCTTGAGCTGATAGCAAACACAAGTAGTTTGTTGTCGGAATCTTCTCTAACGAAGTTCCCATTGGTGCCTTTTGCTCATGAAAGTAGAAGCTATAGTAACTATAGAACGCCTCAAAATGGAATCAGTATCTTGACCCAAAATGATAACGTCAAGAAAGGCGAAGCCAATACCTTGCCTAGGGCAACTGATAATGGTAGATGTTTTGCTGTGGGAGATGCAATGTACCAGGCCACTAAGGCAGATGATCTGAAGTTATTTTCTGGTGGCCAATCCGTAGATGCTAGTTCTCAGTTGGTGTCTAATGACACCACCAGCGTATGCAGTGAGCAGTGTACTGCTTTGGATACTCAATCTGGGACTTCATTAATAACCGTAGCAAGCACTTGTAGTCATCAAAGTATTAAGAAGTCATATTCGTGGGATCCAACAATTGCATCAGAGATTATTGAAGATATTGTTTCTGGGATAGCTAATAATGGAGTTGCGGTTGTTAAAGATTCTACAAGACCAGTGCCTTCTTCCCTTCTCGAGGTTTCGGAGAAAATGAAAATAGATAGGCATGTTTTTAGTCTTGATACTGTTCCTTTATGGGGATTCTCATCTATCCGCGGAAGAAGGCCAGAGATGGAAGATGCTGTAGCGGCTCTGCCACGGTTTTTTAAAATTCCTCGTCAGATGCTAATGGATGGTCCTGTTTCTAATGCATTGAATCAATGTTTGTCAGCTGACTTGTTTGGAGTTTATGATGGACATGGAGGCAGCCAGGTAATTTTTGTGCCTTAGTTGTTTTTGTTGTCAACTGCTATCGTCCCCCCTCCTATTCTACCGGGGGTTAAGTTTTTTGTAGGTGTCAAAGTATTATGTGGTTCTCTGATTATAGTCTACTCATGTTAACCATCTTCTTGTAGGTTGCCGATTATTGCCGCGACCGCCTCCATTTAGCTTTAGCTGAGGTGCTGAATATTGAAAGGGAGGACTTGCTTACTGGAAATGGTGCATGTAATTGGAAGGAGCGATGGGGGAGAGTTTTATTGAGCTGTTTCCATAAAGTTGATAATGAGGTGGGAGGTATGGGAACTTCTGGTGCTAATGATCCTAGTCTTGTACCTATTGCTCCTGAAGCTGTTGGGTCTACGGCTGTGGTTGGCATTATTTGTCCCTCACATATTATTGTCGCAAATTGTGGTGATTCAAGGGCAGTCTTGTGCCGTGCAAAAGTGGCTGTGCCATTGTCTATAGATCACAAAGTAAGGCCTTTGATGTAGGacatctttttgtttctttgttttgtcTTTCCTGTAGTCGTTCTACCTTGGTTTGGGTTTTGACATCTCTAAACATTAAACTTCAGCCAAATAGAGAAGATGAATACGAAAGGATAGAAGCTGCAGGAGGCAAGGTCATAGACTGGGGTGGATATCGTGTTTCTGGCGTGCTTGCGATGTCAAGGTCCATTGGTACGTCTCTCTTTAATGTACTTGAGAGTTATGTTCTGTTCCATTTGCATGTCACGCTGAGCTGATTTGGTACTGAAGCACTGACCCTAATGGACTTGAGTGATTGCTAACGTGTTTAGTTTCGCCAAAATGTGCATTTTCCAAGTTGGATAAGCACC
The Coffea arabica cultivar ET-39 chromosome 6c, Coffea Arabica ET-39 HiFi, whole genome shotgun sequence genome window above contains:
- the LOC113693817 gene encoding protein phosphatase 2C 50-like — encoded protein: MPYNLGNLIYDESVLTTRVDITGLELIANTSSLLSESSLTKFPLVPFAHESRSYSNYRTPQNGISILTQNDNVKKGEANTLPRATDNGRCFAVGDAMYQATKADDLKLFSGGQSVDASSQLVSNDTTSVCSEQCTALDTQSGTSLITVASTCSHQSIKKSYSWDPTIASEIIEDIVSGIANNGVAVVKDSTRPVPSSLLEVSEKMKIDRHVFSLDTVPLWGFSSIRGRRPEMEDAVAALPRFFKIPRQMLMDGPVSNALNQCLSADLFGVYDGHGGSQVADYCRDRLHLALAEVLNIEREDLLTGNGACNWKERWGRVLLSCFHKVDNEVGGMGTSGANDPSLVPIAPEAVGSTAVVGIICPSHIIVANCGDSRAVLCRAKVAVPLSIDHKPNREDEYERIEAAGGKVIDWGGYRVSGVLAMSRSIGDRYLRPSVIADPEMTFVPRSREDECLILASDGLWDVMTNEEVCEVARRRILLWHKKNGPSPPNERGERIDPAAQDAADYLSRLALQRGSKDNISVIVVDLKPVRKFKKKTT